The following coding sequences are from one Fibrobacter sp. window:
- a CDS encoding DUF1016 family protein — MFVFRDGMVADSSYVEWLSDIKQRFRQSQTKASIRVNTEMLEFYWGIGRDLVALRAEERWGTGVVKQFALDMRRSFPNETGFSFTNVKYMKQWYLFYFDRIKKGQRAVGQLEMPKIFGKVPWGQHIDIVSRCQLIDEAMFYVNNVVNNGWSRPALNANIDANLFQAKGTAVTNFDKTLPSSQEKIAKEILKDPYHFEFLKMREKYEEGDLEDALIANVTQFLLELGKGFSYVGRQMEFRMPGGQAFFPDLIFYFIPQHRYVIIDLKVVKYTPKFAGKLNFYVTAADELLRGEGDNPSVGLIICKSTDKTVVEWSLKDINKPLGVATYKLREVVDRTMAEMKMKKKRR, encoded by the coding sequence ATGTTTGTGTTTCGTGATGGAATGGTGGCGGATAGCAGTTATGTTGAATGGTTGTCGGACATAAAACAGCGTTTTCGTCAGAGCCAAACAAAAGCATCAATTCGCGTGAACACCGAAATGCTGGAATTTTACTGGGGGATAGGTCGCGATTTAGTAGCGTTACGCGCTGAAGAACGTTGGGGAACTGGAGTTGTAAAACAGTTTGCGCTTGACATGCGTCGGTCATTTCCAAACGAAACAGGCTTTTCTTTCACGAATGTGAAGTATATGAAGCAATGGTATTTGTTCTATTTTGATCGAATAAAAAAAGGCCAACGGGCCGTTGGCCAATTGGAGATGCCCAAAATCTTTGGTAAGGTCCCCTGGGGACAGCATATAGATATTGTTTCTCGATGTCAATTAATAGACGAAGCAATGTTTTATGTAAATAATGTAGTGAATAATGGATGGTCACGTCCCGCATTAAACGCAAACATTGATGCCAATCTATTTCAAGCAAAGGGAACTGCGGTCACTAATTTCGACAAAACCTTGCCTTCTTCTCAGGAAAAAATTGCAAAGGAAATTTTGAAGGACCCCTATCATTTTGAATTCTTAAAGATGCGGGAAAAATACGAAGAAGGTGATCTTGAAGACGCTCTTATTGCCAATGTAACGCAGTTTTTGTTGGAATTGGGGAAGGGATTTTCGTATGTCGGGCGTCAAATGGAATTTCGAATGCCAGGTGGTCAGGCGTTTTTCCCAGACTTGATTTTTTATTTTATTCCGCAGCATAGATATGTCATTATTGACCTTAAGGTTGTTAAGTATACACCTAAGTTTGCTGGTAAACTCAATTTTTATGTAACAGCAGCAGATGAACTACTTCGTGGTGAAGGAGATAATCCTTCCGTGGGTTTGATTATTTGCAAATCAACAGATAAGACGGTTGTAGAATGGTCGCTCAAGGATATTAACAAACCGTTAGGTGTGGCAACATACAAGTTGAGGGAGGTTGTTGATCGTACTATGGCAGAAATGAAAATGAAGAAAAAAAGGAGGTGA
- a CDS encoding ORF6N domain-containing protein — MARKTDKLAVAEFPLIDETLLKSRIYTIRGVKVMLDADLAGIYGYSTKAFNRQVKNNIDRFAEDFRFQLSKSEVDELRSKFLTAITGANNTENLRCKNCTANLSTMSRSCPFVFTEQGIYMLMTVLKGDLAVQQSMALIRLFKQMKDYIVAENHQLLGTAGIAQIAAQTVQNTHEIAAVSAEVKELSGEVRDIRSDLGKINVDLRMVMENFVNPSSFRHFLILNGHKLEADVAYAQIYGMAKRSVLIVDNYVDIKTLNLLRNVHKGVSVLIFSDLLGGSRMTDDMLADYRAARPDVSIDKKPAMHKFHDRYILVDFKIKSEKLYHCGASSKDAGNKITTIVQLDDVDAYRNMFEEVLEQPR; from the coding sequence ATGGCAAGAAAAACTGATAAATTGGCTGTCGCGGAATTCCCGCTTATTGACGAAACCCTGCTCAAATCGCGGATATACACCATTCGCGGGGTCAAGGTGATGCTCGATGCAGATTTGGCCGGGATTTACGGGTATAGCACCAAAGCATTTAATCGGCAGGTCAAGAATAATATCGATCGTTTTGCGGAGGATTTCCGGTTCCAGCTGTCCAAAAGCGAAGTCGATGAATTGCGGTCAAAATTTTTGACCGCAATTACCGGTGCAAATAACACTGAAAATTTGCGGTGCAAAAATTGCACCGCAAATCTCAGCACGATGAGCCGCTCCTGTCCCTTTGTTTTTACGGAACAGGGTATTTATATGCTCATGACAGTGTTGAAAGGTGATTTGGCAGTACAACAGAGTATGGCTCTTATTCGCCTTTTCAAGCAGATGAAGGACTATATCGTTGCTGAAAACCATCAACTGCTCGGAACTGCGGGAATTGCCCAGATTGCGGCGCAGACTGTTCAAAATACACATGAAATCGCGGCCGTTTCCGCCGAAGTAAAGGAACTTTCTGGCGAAGTTCGCGATATCCGGAGCGATCTGGGAAAAATCAATGTGGACCTCCGGATGGTCATGGAAAATTTCGTCAATCCTTCGTCTTTCAGGCACTTCCTGATTCTGAACGGGCACAAGCTGGAGGCGGACGTCGCTTACGCGCAGATTTACGGTATGGCGAAGAGGTCGGTGCTGATAGTCGATAACTACGTGGATATTAAGACGCTGAATTTGCTGCGGAATGTGCACAAAGGCGTTTCCGTCCTGATTTTCAGCGACTTGCTCGGTGGAAGCCGCATGACAGATGACATGCTTGCCGATTATCGGGCCGCCCGCCCGGACGTGTCGATTGACAAGAAACCCGCCATGCACAAGTTCCACGACCGCTACATTCTCGTGGATTTCAAGATCAAGAGCGAAAAGTTGTACCATTGCGGGGCGTCTTCCAAAGATGCCGGCAACAAGATTACGACCATCGTCCAACTCGACGATGTTGATGCATACCGGAACATGTTCGAGGAAGTGTTGGAGCAACCAAGATGA
- a CDS encoding LlaJI family restriction endonuclease, with product MIFLFEEFAYSTDYLKEVIGYRGNSDFQSESGFNTKAADTGAKINGVGYCFFNGNPVFVLPKVFLDSNNTRAFGVPIAADGKDIFGKGESPIKNVQRRFLSSLSTWLYSAIDKYRADSDMTGVRSPDHMEHSKFRGDARYATLLDVMSSMELFYKKNQNLFVFVAKNKYSGNNRINWQRTIAKKTPFIQGDSPIYMELVNKKKVFDLDDRLLVLYFSAMKFIQDEFGFEMPQSEFYVPLKRQEFARLLECERGLRELRRIKYKYFEDRLLKLYNIMEAFFRWGAKYTNKNVKAKEYLIANSFNNVFEAMIDSLISDQDEKVTKLKKNEDGKIIDHLYKEKSLIFADGNESIWHIGDSKYYKEENEVLGQSVAKQYTYAKNIVQDFFSPDFVDGNDECYSSGVHQGVRYRDSVTEGYSVTPNFFIRGFVPEFENDDQYDDPYFSKKGESKDPIKPGEDMWGKRNRHFRNRLFDRDTLLLKVYNINFLYVLKTYTSKHSSLRDDFKKKTRKRFREDFLELLGDNYYFWAVYLPDWQKPDYAERLQDFVDRHFHALVGRVFQPAGTPHCLILALERNVVDKSKEGDKDDYRAIRKIVDDAKCEVFYVWPHEIWEDDDLRNDKYRGWNTDF from the coding sequence ATGATTTTCCTGTTCGAAGAATTTGCCTACAGTACCGATTACCTCAAGGAGGTTATCGGTTATAGGGGCAATAGCGATTTCCAGAGCGAGAGCGGTTTTAATACCAAAGCGGCCGACACGGGCGCCAAAATAAATGGCGTCGGTTATTGCTTTTTCAACGGGAATCCTGTATTCGTGCTGCCCAAGGTCTTTCTCGACAGCAACAATACAAGGGCTTTCGGCGTGCCGATTGCCGCCGACGGCAAGGATATTTTCGGTAAGGGCGAGTCGCCCATAAAGAACGTTCAGCGCAGGTTTCTATCGTCGCTTTCGACTTGGCTCTATTCCGCTATCGACAAGTACCGCGCCGACAGCGATATGACTGGCGTCCGTTCCCCGGACCACATGGAACATTCCAAGTTCAGGGGCGATGCCCGCTATGCGACGCTGCTCGATGTCATGAGTAGCATGGAACTGTTCTACAAGAAAAACCAGAACCTGTTCGTCTTTGTCGCCAAGAACAAATATAGCGGAAACAATCGGATTAACTGGCAGCGGACCATCGCGAAAAAGACGCCCTTTATTCAGGGCGATTCGCCAATCTACATGGAACTGGTGAACAAGAAGAAGGTTTTTGATTTGGACGACCGTCTGCTTGTTCTGTATTTCTCCGCGATGAAGTTTATCCAGGACGAGTTCGGGTTTGAAATGCCGCAGAGCGAGTTCTACGTTCCGCTCAAAAGGCAGGAGTTCGCACGCCTTCTGGAATGCGAACGCGGGCTGCGCGAACTTCGCCGTATCAAGTACAAGTATTTCGAAGACCGCCTGCTGAAACTCTATAACATAATGGAGGCGTTTTTCCGTTGGGGCGCCAAGTACACCAACAAGAACGTAAAGGCGAAGGAATACCTGATTGCAAATTCGTTCAACAACGTTTTCGAGGCGATGATAGACAGCCTCATCAGCGACCAGGACGAAAAAGTCACGAAGTTGAAGAAAAACGAAGACGGCAAGATAATCGACCACCTGTACAAGGAAAAGTCTTTGATATTCGCCGACGGGAACGAAAGCATTTGGCACATTGGCGATAGCAAGTATTATAAAGAAGAAAACGAGGTGCTCGGCCAGTCGGTTGCAAAGCAGTACACCTACGCCAAGAACATTGTCCAGGACTTTTTCTCTCCCGATTTTGTCGATGGCAATGACGAATGCTATAGTTCGGGTGTCCATCAAGGGGTGCGCTACAGGGACTCGGTGACAGAAGGCTACAGCGTCACGCCGAACTTCTTTATCCGCGGATTTGTCCCGGAGTTCGAAAACGACGATCAGTACGACGATCCGTATTTTTCGAAGAAAGGCGAATCGAAAGACCCGATCAAGCCCGGCGAAGACATGTGGGGTAAGCGCAACCGTCATTTCCGCAATCGCCTCTTTGACCGCGACACGCTCCTGCTGAAGGTGTACAACATAAACTTCTTGTACGTGCTCAAGACCTACACCTCCAAGCATTCGTCCCTGCGCGACGATTTCAAGAAGAAGACCCGAAAGAGATTCCGCGAAGATTTTTTGGAGCTGCTGGGCGACAATTACTACTTCTGGGCCGTATATTTGCCGGACTGGCAAAAACCCGATTATGCAGAACGGCTCCAGGATTTTGTTGACCGCCATTTCCATGCGCTAGTGGGCCGCGTGTTCCAGCCCGCAGGAACGCCGCACTGCCTGATACTCGCGCTGGAACGGAATGTTGTCGATAAATCAAAAGAAGGCGACAAAGACGATTATCGAGCGATCCGGAAGATTGTCGACGACGCAAAATGCGAAGTCTTTTACGTATGGCCCCATGAAATATGGGAAGACGACGACCTGCGAAATGATAAGTATCGGGGTTGGAATACTGATTTCTAG